The DNA segment CAGTTTGTGCTGGACTGGTTCATCGCCCCCGAAATCGTGGAGGTGGCAACCAAGCACGGTCTGGCTACGCGCGAGCAGTTCGACGAGTGGCGCAAGGATCTTGACGAGTGGAAAGACCTTCCCGGCGGCTTGGCAGCCCTCGCGTTTGGCGAATGCATGGCAACGAGCCCCTAGGCGCGTTTGAGTGGGCTAGACTTCATCTCAGCCACACCGAGCGCAATTGCCTATGCCACATGCTCATGATTGCCCAATCAGAAGCAGAATACTCCTTGGCACGTGAGGGAGTTTAGCAGGCAGCCACGCGGCTATTTGTCGAAGAAGTCCAGATCAATCGAGATCGCGCTGGCGAGCATGAGCAGCGAGAAGTCCTGGTCTGCGCGGCCGGTGTCCACTTCCACTTTGAACGTGTCGGCGTCGGTGAAGGCCTCCCGGCCGAGGCCGCTCCACTGCTTCGTTACGCGGCCGATTTCCTGCCCTTGTTGGTAGACCATGAAGGTGAAGGGCCGGAAGATTGGTCCGCGCATTTCCGCGACTACGCTGCCTGTTGCGTCCATCAGATCGAATTTGCGCGTGAGGAGTGAGAAGCGCCGCTGCATTGAGCCAATGCGCCGGCCCGCGCCGTCGCTGACGTGCAGGTGGGAGAGGAACCAGAAGAAGCTCCGGCTGGCGTTGATGACTTCCGTGTTGTTCCGGTCCACCACGTGGATTGTCAGAGGTCGATGGGAGCTGAGGACGTTGCGCCCCAGCAGGCCCGACTCCTCGAAGGCATAGAGAAGCTGCACTCCACCGGGCGTTCTCACGCTGTAGCGGTTCTGGGTCTCCAGGCCCGTAAAGACTTCCAGGTGCTCGATTTCCTGGCGGACGTAGAGTTCCGGGTGCTGGGAGAGATCAGTCATGTGGCCTCCAATGCCCCGGCATACGGGGCTGCTCAACGGCGAGCTTCACTACTTGGCTTTCAGGTGGGACGAAGCAACCAAAGATAGACGCTTCTCTTTGTGGCGGCACGGTCAGCGTGTTCGATATGGTCGCTCGGAGGCGTGTGACCGAGGAGGGTTAGTTGAAGCAATCTAGCTTGATTATACTTGCTCAGGCCCAGGCTCGTCTCTTCCGCATGTAGGAAAGAGGTCGATCCGCCGACATCTTGGGCTGTGCAAAGTCCTGCGGACTGGCACACACTTCATATCTGCTTGCAGTGCAACTAGAACTCATCGCATAAACACATCGCTCTGTGTGAACCTGCCCTTCGACAGGCTCAGGGCGAACGAAAAAGATAAAAACCCGTTCGTGCTGAGGGCTGCGCGAAGCCTGCTGCGCGAAGCCTGCTGCGCGAAGCCCTTGCCTGTCCTGAGTACTTCGACAAGCTCAGTACAGGCTTTGCCGAAGGGTCGAAGCACGAGTTGGCGTATCGAGCCGATTTATGAGATAGCTTCTAGTGACGACAAAAGGCTTAGAGTTCCAAACGCCTTGCAAACCCACGCCAGAAGAACGTCCCAAGGAACTTACAGAGATTGGCTAACGCGCGACGAACGTCTGACTGTTTTCCCCGTTTACACTCACGGTGTATTCCACACCTTGCTCAAAGTCGGAACCGAGAGGGACGACGGTCTCGATAATGGGATAGTCCATTGTGCAGGCGACATCTCTATCCACGACGTAGTGATGGGTGATGCGGACGTCAATCGCGTTGGAGTTGTCCCGCCGGATTTCGAACCCGTTGAAGTGCGAGCAACTGCCGCTGGGCATGCCGGAAACGACGCGCAGTTGGTACTCTGTCGGCGTGCGCTCTAGCACTTCGATCTCTGTGTGCTCAATTGGCGATTCTCGAATTTCCGAGGCGGGGAAGCCTACCCTCGGCAGAGAAAACGTCGTCGTTATTCGATCGTTGACTATGACGCGATAGGTTTGTTCCGGTTCGAGAGCGGCATCAACCGGTAACACCGTGTCGAGTTCCACCACCTGCTCGTGGCACGAAATGGCCCACGAGGTTGGTGGCGGCTGCATTAACGTAACCCGGGCAATGATGTCGGTGCCCGCAACGCTCAGTCCCTCATTGCCGGGACGGGCGCAGCCCTCGATGGTTGACTGGTAATAGGCTATCCGCAGGAAGTGATCGGCTTCGTTTGGAATCAGGTTGGCCCATAGCACCGGCGCCGGCGCCTCCACCCACGTGCGCCAGTCCTGCCCTTCCTCTATCTGATCGGGCGGCGGCTCCACCAATACCAGGAGCATGTCGACCCTAGTGGGATTGCCGCGGGTGATGACGTCATAGGCGGTATCGTTGATGAAGGCGAGCCGGCCGTCGGATTCGATGATTTTGGCTTGTATCGCATACGTGTTGCGGGAGTTGATATCGTCGCGGTTGTACTCCACGTTGAACGCGATCGGCACCTGACCGGGGCTTTCAATCGTCTGCCGCGCGATGAGCGGCGCCGCGGCGTCCTGCAAAGACACGTCTCGCAGCTCCACCACCAGCCTCGCCCCCGGCGTGAGCGCAATCCGCTCCCGATACGTCACCGTCCCACTCACCACCGCATTCGGCTCTCGGCCGGAGGGAATCTCCAATGTCCCATCCATCGACCCCGGCGCGGTCTGACAGCCAACGGCTACGAGTAAGAAGACCAGAATTCCAACGGTCAGAAGTAGAGTCCGACTAGTGTAAAGCTTCACCAATAACCCCCAAACTCACAATAGTGTTGAGACCAGATTCGTGTCGCTCCTATGCGCCGTAATCGATGCGGTGATGGGCTAGCGTTTCTCGGTCAGCCGACCGGAGAGGTATTTATGAATCACACTGGAGAGCAGGGTCTGATAGGGTATGCCCTCTTCCCGGGCGCGGGAGTGAGCGAGGTTGAAGTCGCGCTCGGTTACACGCAGGTTCACGCGCTTAGTCTTGTTGAACGTATTTCGCGCCGCCTGACGGGCGGTCTCGACCTCGCGCTCAGCGTCAGGCGTGGAATGCAACTCGCCCCGTTCAAAGCGAGCGAGAATGTCACGCTCTTCCGCGTTTGTCTCGTCGTTCACGGTAGTCTCCTCCGATACTCTCGCATCGACTTCCGGCTGGGAATAATCGTCTTCAGAAAGCGTGTGCCGTCAGCCTGCGTGACGAATGGCACAAGATGAAGGTAGTCATCTAAATCCACGACGTAGATCATTTGCCCCGGGTAGCGATCCTGGTTTGGGTGCTCCAACACGTCTACCAAGTTGCCTTGCTCAATAGCGGAGACCACGAACTCGAACGAAAGCCCACGCTGCTCGATGAGCCATTGGTTCTTCTCCGTGCTCCAGTCGAAGCTGACGCTCATGCGTCAATTATTGCATAACGTGTGCATTTTGGCAACACAATGCTCCATCCATAGTACACGGGATTTTGCACCGGCCGCGCCGGACAATGGCGCAAGATGAGAGCGGTCATCTCACACGGCGTGGACACGACCTGCTTGGGCTCCCGCTTGCGGAGGAGTGAGAAATGCTGCTCATGCGGCGTGGACTTGGCCGGATACTCTCAAAGCTGCGCGCTCACGGGCTATGGTCAGCCAGTATCTCTGTCAGCAGGCCTTCAGTTTCCTGCTCCAGCGCCAGTATATCAGCCCGGGTTTTCTCCAACGGCCGCAGGCTGCGGGCGAGACGCCCGCACTCCCAGCGAAGGATGTCAACCCGGATTTCCGCTTACGGCCGCAGGGGTTGGGGCTTGTGGGTGCAATGGGTGAAGATAGTTTCGCGGCTAACAGTTACGATGCCAGACGTGGCAGGCCTCTGCCTGGCTCAATCCAGGGGACGCCGGAGGGTATGAAGGCGGGGTAGAGGTAGAGACTGTTCGACAGCTCTAGCAAAGCCGGAAGTCACTCAGGGTTCCCGG comes from the Chloroflexota bacterium genome and includes:
- a CDS encoding phospholipid scramblase-related protein, translating into MTDLSQHPELYVRQEIEHLEVFTGLETQNRYSVRTPGGVQLLYAFEESGLLGRNVLSSHRPLTIHVVDRNNTEVINASRSFFWFLSHLHVSDGAGRRIGSMQRRFSLLTRKFDLMDATGSVVAEMRGPIFRPFTFMVYQQGQEIGRVTKQWSGLGREAFTDADTFKVEVDTGRADQDFSLLMLASAISIDLDFFDK
- a CDS encoding YbaY family lipoprotein, with translation MKLYTSRTLLLTVGILVFLLVAVGCQTAPGSMDGTLEIPSGREPNAVVSGTVTYRERIALTPGARLVVELRDVSLQDAAAPLIARQTIESPGQVPIAFNVEYNRDDINSRNTYAIQAKIIESDGRLAFINDTAYDVITRGNPTRVDMLLVLVEPPPDQIEEGQDWRTWVEAPAPVLWANLIPNEADHFLRIAYYQSTIEGCARPGNEGLSVAGTDIIARVTLMQPPPTSWAISCHEQVVELDTVLPVDAALEPEQTYRVIVNDRITTTFSLPRVGFPASEIRESPIEHTEIEVLERTPTEYQLRVVSGMPSGSCSHFNGFEIRRDNSNAIDVRITHHYVVDRDVACTMDYPIIETVVPLGSDFEQGVEYTVSVNGENSQTFVAR
- a CDS encoding BrnT family toxin; translation: MSVSFDWSTEKNQWLIEQRGLSFEFVVSAIEQGNLVDVLEHPNQDRYPGQMIYVVDLDDYLHLVPFVTQADGTRFLKTIIPSRKSMREYRRRLP